The following proteins are co-located in the Triticum aestivum cultivar Chinese Spring chromosome 1A, IWGSC CS RefSeq v2.1, whole genome shotgun sequence genome:
- the LOC123073198 gene encoding ervatamin-B, which translates to MGMAPLFRSLALLVLLVTLSSTTLPSSRATSGDGADHDLLMLGRFHRWMSAHGRTYHSAAEKLRRFEVYRRNVDFIDVSNRDAERLGYELGENEFTDLTNEEFMARYVGGAYGGAGDGGGLITTLAGDVAEGAASSKNAIEEDRNLTMTASDPPRQFDWREHGVVTPAKQQGACGCCWAFAAAATVESLNKIKGGELVDLSVQELVDCSTGVFSSPCGYGWPKSALAWIKSKGGLLTEAEYPYMAKRGRCAVHDAARRIGKITGVQEVQPGSSESALALAVLGRPVTVQIDGSGPVLQNYKSGVYRGPCTTSQNHVVTIVGYGVTGAGEEYWIAKNSWGQTWGQKGFFFVRRGADGPRGLCGIAMYGAYPVM; encoded by the exons ATGGGCATGGCTCCCCTCTTCCGCTCGTTGGCTCTCCTCGTCCTCCTAGTCACCCTGTCCAGCACCACATTGCCCTCCTCCCGTGCTACGTCCGGCGATGGAGCCGACCATGACCTGCTGATGCTGGGTAGGTTCCACCGGTGGATGTCAGCGCATGGCCGGACGTACCATAGTGCCGCTGAGAAGCTGCGGCGGTTTGAGGTGTACCGTCGCAACGTGGACTTCATCGACGTCTCCAACAGGGACGCCGAGAGGCTCGGCTATGAGCTCGGCGAGAACGAGTTCACCGACCTCACTAACGAGGAGTTCATGGCGCGGTATGTCGGTGGCGCTTATGGTGGAGCCGGTGATGGTGGTGGTCTCATCACTACTTTAGCTGGAGATGTTGCCGAGGGGGCGGCATCATCCAAGAACGCCATCGAGGAGGATCGTAATTTGACGATGACTGCCTCTGACCCTCCCCGGCAGTTCGACTGGAGGGAACATGGTGTCGTCACGCCTGCTAAGCAACAAGGAGCATGTG GATGCTGCTGGGCATTTGCTGCAGCGGCGACGGTGGAGAGCTTGAACAAGATAAAGGGCGGGGAGCTGGTTGACCTGTCCGTGCAGGAGCTGGTGGACTGCAGCACGGGCGTGTTCAGCTCGCCATGCGGCTACGGGTGGCCCAAGAGCGCACTCGCATGGATCAAATCAAAAGGGGGCCTCCTCACGGAGGCCGAGTACCCCTACATGGCCAAGCGAGGCAGATGTGCGGTGCACGACGCCGCCCGACGCATCGGCAAGATCACCGGCGTCCAGGAGGTGCAGCCGGGGAGCAGTGAGAGCGCGCTGGCGCTGGCCGTGCTCGGGAGGCCGGTGACCGTCCAGATCGACGGGAGCGGCCCCGTCCTGCAGAACTACAAGTCCGGCGTGTACAGGGGGCCGTGCACCACCAGCCAGAACCACGTGGTGACGATCGTCGGCTACGGAGTCACCGGCGCCGGAGAAGAGTACTGGATCGCCAAGAACTCGTGGGGACAGACCTGGGGTCAGAAGGGCTTCTTCTTCGTGCGCAGGGGAGCCGACGGGCCCCGCGGGCTGTGTGGCATCGCCATGTACGGTGCCTACCCCGTCATGTAG